One window from the genome of Hoplias malabaricus isolate fHopMal1 chromosome 18, fHopMal1.hap1, whole genome shotgun sequence encodes:
- the LOC136674237 gene encoding mitochondrial uncoupling protein 2-like — MVGIKPKDLTPTATVKFFGAGTAACIADLVTFPLDTAKVRLQIQGESKVTEGTVGVKYRGVFGTISTMVRTEGPRSLYNGLVAGLQRQMSFASVRIGLYDSMKQFYTRGTENASIVSRLMAGCTTGAMAVAFAQPTDVVKVRFQAQVRVTEGARRYNGTLDAYRTIARDEGVKGLWKGCMPNITRNAIVNCAELVTYDIIKELILKYDLMTDNLPCHFTAAFGAGFCTTIVASPVDVVKTRFMNSSPGQYNSAINCAINMLAKEGPTAFYKGFVPSFLRLGSWNIVMFVSYEQIKRAMTRAQQSWESPF, encoded by the exons ATGGTTGGAATTAAGCCCAAAGACTTGACCCCCACCGCCACCGTCAAGTTCTTCGGCGCTGGAACGGCGGCCTGCATTGCAGACTTGGTGACCTTTCCCCTAGATACGGCCAAAGTGAGGCTCCAG ATCCAGGGAGAGTCCAAGGTGACGGAGGGAACGGTGGGGGTGAAGTACCGCGGCGTTTTCGGCACCATCAGCACCATGGTGCGCACCGAGGGGCCGAGGAGTCTCTATAATGGTCTGGTGGCTGGACTCCAGAGACAGATGAGTTTCGCCTCGGTCCGAATCGGCCTGTATGACTCCATGAAGCAGTTCTACACCCGAGGAACTGAAA ATGCTAGCATTGTGAGCCGGTTGATGGCTGGCTGTACGACCGGTGCGATGGCCGTGGCGTTTGCGCAGCCGACAGATGTGGTCAAGGTGCGATTCCAGGCTCAGGTACGAGTCACAGAAGGAGCTAGAAGATACAACGGCACGTTAGACGCCTACCGGACCATCGCTCGTGACGAAGGGGTCAAGGGACTGTGGAAAG GCTGCATGCCTAATATCACGAGAAATGCCATCGTGAACTGCGCTGAGCTGGTCACCTATGACATCATCAAGGAGCTGATACTGAAGTATGACCTCATGACAG ATAACCTGCCCTGTCACTTCACGGCTGCATTTGGAGCTGGGTTCTGCACCACCATCGTGGCGTCTCCAGTGGACGTGGTCAAGACCCGCTTCATGAACTCTAGCCCGGGTCAGTATAACAGTGCCATCAACTGTGCCATAAACATGCTGGCCAAGGAGGGACCAACAGCCTTCTACAAGGG GTTCGTGCCCTCGTTCCTCCGTCTGGGATCCTGGAACATTGTGATGTTTGTCTCCTATGAGCAAATCAAGAGAGCCATGACGAGAGCCCAGCAATCATGGGAGTCACCATTTTGA